Genomic window (Nitrospira sp.):
GAAAAGATCGCAATTGTTTCGGACAAGCCGCAGACGACCAGGACGCGCATTCTGGGCGTGGCCCATGTGGACGGCGCGCAGATCGTCTTTCTTGACACCCCGGGGTTTCACGAGCCGCGTCATTTGTTGAACCGCCGCATGGTGCGTACAACGCTGGATACGTTTGACGACGCCGATGTGTTGTACGTCGTGGTCGAAGCGACGGCTCAGCCGGGTCCCGGTGACCTAGCCGTCATCGAACACGTGAAGCAGGCGGTTGCCAAACAGGCGCGTCCCGTGGTGTTGGTGATCAATAAGGTCGATCTGGTGAACAAGGCGCGACTTCTTCCCTTGATGGAGCAGTACCTGCGGATTTTTCCGTGGACCGAGATCGTGCCGGTGTCGGCTCAGACCGCCGACAATACCGAACGGTTGTTGACGGTCACGGTATCGCTGCTCGACGAAGGGGAAGCGACCTATGGTGAGGACGTCATCACGGATCAGTCGATGCGGACGTTGGCGGCCGAGCTAGTGCGGGAGAAGATCCTGCAGCAGACGTATGAGGAGATTCCGCATTCCGTGGCAGTGGAAATTGAAGAGTTTGTGGAAACCAAGAAACTGTTCAAGATCGGCGCCGTGGTGCTCGTCGAAAAGGAGTCGCAGAAGGGTATTCTGATCGGCAAACATGGTGAACGGCTCAAGCAGGTGGGGACGGCGGCCCGGGAAGAAATGGAACGGCTGTTCGGGGTGAAGGTGTTTTTGAAGTTATGGGTGAAAGTGCGTGATTCGTGGCGAGAGGACGAACAAACCCTCGCGGAGCTGGGTTATTAACGATCTCACCATTCAATCGCCGGAGCCGGCGCGACTCCCTGACAAGGAGCCGCTCGGGAAAGATGCGTCTCGCGAGGCGGTGACCAACGGTCAGTCCAAGTCCGATGCGCGTCTAGTCTCCATTCAGCGGCTGCTGCGCCGCGGCGCTATCACGAATCTGGCGAAGATGTTGGCGCGGATGCATCCGGCCGACATCGCGAACGTTATCGACCACCTCTCGTCGTTGAAAGAAAAACGCGAAATCTTCGAACTGGTGCGCGGAGACGTCAAGCGCGGCCAGGTACTCAGCGAGTTGGATGGCGAAAGCATCACGCTGGTGCTGTCCGACCTGTTGCCTTCCGACGCGGCGTGGCTTCTGAAGGATCTCGGTTCAGACGATATCGCACACATCTTGAGTGTGATTCCGAACGAGCGCGCGAAGGACATCCTGGCGCTGATGCGGACAGAGGACTCCACCGAAATCGCCGACTTGTTGAAGTACCCGAAGGGGACAGCCGGCGGCATCATGACCACGGAGTTTTTCGCCCTCTCGGAAGATGCCACCGCGCAGGAGGCCATTCGCCGTCTGCAGCAGGCGACCGATGCGGAGATGGTGTTTTACATCTACGTGACGGATAAGGACGATCGGCTGGTCGGGGTGTTGTCGCTGCGTCAGTTGTTAACCGTTCCGCCCGCGACCCCGCTCAAGAACATTATGACCCGCGACCTCATCAGCGTCGCCGTGGACATGGATCAGGAGGAAGTGTCGCGCCAGGTGGCGAGTTATAACCTGTTGGCGATTCCGGTCGTGGAACGGGACGGGAAATTGGTTGGAATCATCACGGTGGACGACGTGGTCGACGTCATCCGGGAGGAAGCCACCGAGGACATGTTGAAGATGGCCGGGGCCATTGAGGAAGACTCGATGTTCAAGTCCTCCAGCATGGTTGCCGCCCGCGTCCGTCTTCCCTGGTTGTTTACCAATCTCGTGGGGAGTCTGTTGTCCGGCATGCTGCTCTGGATGTTCCGCTATACCATTCAGGAAGTCGTGGCCATTGTCAGCTTTATCCCGGTCATCGCAGCGATGGGCGGCAACGTCGGCCTCCAATCGTCCACGCTCATCATTCGCGGTCTCGCGACCGGCATGGTCGAACTGACCGATGTCTGGAAGATCTTTTTTCGGGAAGCTAAGATCGCATTTCTGATGGGGATTGCCTGCAGTCTCATGCTGACCATTGTCGGCTGGCTCTGGCACCAGGTGTTTCTGGGCATGGTGGTGGGCGTGTCGCTGATTACGGCCTTCCTGGTGTCGACGAGCATGGCGACGGTGATGCCGATCGTCCTGAAGCGAATGGGCGTCGATCCTGCCGTGGCTGCCGGACCGTTCGTCACGACGGCCAACGATATCACCGGGATCGCCATCTACCTCACGCTGGCGACGATCTTCCTCGATCAGCTTCGATAACGATGTGATGTCGATCTCCTCGGTCCCAGGTACTCCTCAACGCAGGGTGATGAGATGCCGCTGGTAAAGACGGCTGCGATCGTGCTGCATAGCCGGAAGTGGGGCGATGCCGATCGGATCGTGACGTTCTACACCATGCAATTTGGGAAACTGCGCGGGGTCGCGCGGGGTGCCCGCCGGCTGAAGAGCCGGTTGGGCGGGATGATCGAGCCGTTTACGCTTTGCCAACTCGATCTGTTCGAAAAGCCCGGCGACTCGCTGTACAGGATCTCCCAAGTCACGATCGATGAACCGTTCTCAAAGTTTCGTGATGACCTTGCACTCATGACGGCGGCTGGCCGTATGGTCAATCTGGTCAACGCCGTGATGGCGGAGGGCGATGCGGAGCCGCGTGTCTTTGACATGCTGGAGTCCGGGTTGCGCCTGTTGTTGGAGAGTCGTGATGCGGCCTGGACGACGTTGTTGTTTCAAATCCGTTTATTGGGTATGACCGGATTTCGACCCCAGATGGAGCAATGTGCCGCCTGCGGTCAGGTGCGTCGGGGACCCCTTCCGCAATTTTCTCCGTTGGCCGGAGGGATGGTGTGTGAACGGTGCGCGAGCCGTCAGCCGTTCCGGTGTACGATCCTGTCTCGTGGGAGTGTGGCCTTTCTTCATCAGGCGTTACAGATCCAACCCGCCTTGTTGAGCCGGTTACAGGCGGCCGGGCAGGTGCGGGCCGAGGTTGAGTCGGTGATCGAGAGTTATGTCACCGTGGTGGCGGGGCGGCGATTGCCGCCGGTCGATTTCCTTACCAATGGAGGCTCTGCCTGAGCGGAGGCTACGATGAGGAGCATAATAACTTGTCAGGTCTTGATGTGAGGGAGTGTTGATCGATATGAGTGAATTGGTGCTCGAGCCCACTGACATGGAGTGGGTGGAGAAGGGCGTGTTAAGCATTACGTGGAATGACGGCCACAAAGCCCGTTATCCCGTCCGCTACCTGCGGCAGCATTGCCCCTGCGCCGCCTGCACTGATGAATGGACGGGCGAACTGCGATTGAAACCGGATGATGTGCCGATGCTCATTATGTTGCAGGATATTCAGCCTGTCGGACGGTACGCGTTTCAGATTACGTGGAGTGATGGGCACGATACGGGGATCTACTCCTATGCATTTCTTCGCCGGCTCTGCCAGTGTGATCTCTGTCAGCCCGTGAAGCCGGTGGAGCCGCGTTCCAGGCGGTTGCTGTAACCGCCACGGCAATGGGTGTGTCTGAGCGAGAGGGAGGCAGAATAGATGAGCGTTCGTCGGCTGAGCGGTGTAGCGGGGTGGGTCGTGTGGGGTCTGTTTCTGGTCGCCTGCTCCAGCATACCGTCGATTGATCAACAACAGCAGTTGGTCCGCTCGGGCGACTTCCGCATTCAGCAACTGACGCCCCGAGCCTTTGTGGACACCTGGGGTGAGCCGACATACACACACCAGCAGTTCACGCACTTTTTCGGCATGCAGGACGGACGGTTGATTCCTCAGGCGCGCCTTGCGCTTGGCGAGTCTCCGCAGGGATGGGAAACGGGGCTGGCAGCCGGCGATGCGTTGTTCCTCGCGTATGCGGATCGCGGCTACTATCTGGTGTTTCTCGAAGGGGTGCTCGTCTACCATGAGGCCATGACGGCCGAGAAGGTCCACGCGGTTGGGAAGGCCTGGAAGTATGAATCGCAATTTAAGACGCGACTGGAATCGTCGCCCGGCCTGAAATAGGTCCGCATTTGCTTATGGAATCCACGGCTCCTCAACGTCCCCTCCACATCTGTCTGGTCGCGTCAGAGGTCGTTCCCCTGGCCAAAACGGGTGGCCTAGCGGATGTCGTCGGTGCGCTTGCCGCTGAGTGGGCCTCGCTCGGACATGATGTGGCCGTGGTACTGCCCGCCTATCGACAGGTGGATGCGCTTGGCTATGAGATGGCAGATCTCTGCACCCTGTCGATTCCCACCGGGGGCCTGGTGCTCGACGTTCGCATTCAGCAGGTGTTCGTTCCTACGCTGCGGGTCGCGGGGCCTGGGCGTTTGCGAATGTTCGTTGTCCGCCATGATCCATTTTTCTCAAGGCCTGGCCTGTATCAGGAGGCCGGCCGTGACTATCCTGACAATCTCGACCGATTCGTCCTGTTCTGTCGAAGTGTCATGGAACTGTTGCTGCATCTCCATGACGCGGAACAATGGCACACGGATGTGTTGCATCTCCACGATTGGCAGGCCGCGCTCTGTGCCGTATACCTGCGGACGCTGTATCACACTAGGTCTTCGCTGAGCCGGACCAGAAGCGTGCTGACGATTCACAATCTGGGTTACCAGGGATTGTTCCCGGCGGAACAATTTCCTGTGACGGGGTTGCCTGTTCACTTGTATACGCCTGCCGCCCTTGAGTTTTATGGGCGGGTGAATGTGTTAAAGGGGGGGCTGGTGTTTGCCGATCGTCTGACGACCGTGAGCCCGACCTACAGTCAGGAGATTCAGACGGCCGAATATGGATGTGGACTAGAGGGAGTCATCGGTGAGCGAAAGTCGGTGTTGTCAGGAATTGTGAATGGCATCGATGCGGATCTCTGGAACCCCACCGCCGACCAGTATCTCTCAGCCCCCTATACGTCCTCCGACCTCTCTGGCAAGGTTCGTTGTAAGCAGGCGTTACAGCGTGAGTTGGGACTTCGCCCGCTCAAGGGCCCGCTTCTGGCGGTGATTGCGAGACTGACCAGCCAGAAAGGCATCGATCTGGTCATCGACATTTTTCCGGAACTCATGACGCTCAATGTTCAGGTCGTCATCCTTGGAACTGGGGATCCACTGTATGAGCGGCAGGTGCGTGAGCTGGGGGAACGCTATCCCGGTCGAGTGGCGGTTCGCAATGTGTTTGATGAGGGGCTCGCTCACCGTATTGAAGCCGGCGCCGACATGTTTCTCATGCCCTCGCGCTATGAGCCATGCGGCCTGAGTCAGCTCTACAGTCTGCGTTATGGAACCGTGCCTATTGTGAGAAAGACCGGCGGGCTCGCCGATACGGTCGTGGGATACACACCGACTGCTGCGAAAGAATCACGCGCCACTGGATTCATGTTTACGGATACACAAGCAGCTTCCCTCTTGACGGCTGTTCTGCTCGCCCTTTCGGTCTACAGAAAAAAGGCAGAGTGGCACCGTCTCGTCAAGGCAGGCATGGAGCAGGACTTGTCCTGGACTCGTTCGGCGTCGATGTATCTCGAGCTATTTCAGGAATTGGTATCGGACGGGCAAGCGAGCACGTGATAGGAAGACGCGAGCAGGAAAATTAGCGAAGTGCCGCCTGCAGGGTGAGTTCGAGCTGCGAAAGCCGTTCTCTGGCTTGGGCTGTGTAGTACGAATAGTCGGATCCTGCATGGCTCTGCAGCACATCGCGAAATTGATCCATTGCCAGATCTGATTCTCCAGCAGACATTGCCACGTCTCCCGCATGGAGACCGCATGATGCGGCCATGGCGCGAACATCAACCGCCAGGCGTGAAGCAGGCTGGCTGACCATGGATCGCAATTTCGCCGGCAGCAGGTTGTTCAGCGGAGACTGGGTCGGTTGGGCCTGGCTGACCTGGCGCAACTTATTCGCATCCAGAAGCGCCGCCTGGATCTCGCTTGTCGAGAGGCAATGAGTATAGGTGCTCCACACGTCCATGAACCGGACGTTGTCATAGCGGACGGAAGTCGTGGTCGGATTGGACTGGCAACCGATGGCTGTCATTGCCATCGCCAACATTCCCACGAGACTGACAATCCCATTCCGCATCTGACCGAATCCTCCCCCGAGGTGTGAAATCAAAAGCCGCTGCATTCTGGTATTCAATGAGTGAGCAAATGTCGGACCAGGAATTCAGTTTGTAAGTCATTGAGATGCAATGCAATGTGCTTGGGTTTTGTCGAGAGGCTGTCTCAATAATATTCCACTGTGTGGAATAGAACACGAATGATGAGACCGGTTTTCACCGGCAATGCGTCGAGTGTGAATACCATCCAGACCGTGGGTGAGCGCTCGCCATCGACAGGGAAGGCACCATGTACTGGCGGAACTGGAACGTCTCCCATCTAGCACGGAGAGGCCCCCTTGGTGTAATACTCCCTAGCGGATCTTCAGGAATGGCTGCCGTGTGAACGTGTATGGTGAGTGAAAGTCCGCGGCCTTCTGCGGAAATTGCGGAAGTGCCTAGCTAAGGCCGGCACAATTCCACCGCCAGTTCAACGCAGACCCCTGATCACTCGGGCATACGTTCAGACATCCTTTGAGGAAAGGTTTCTTTGCACATGAATTCGAGACATCCGCTCACCAAAACCCGTCAATTTCGCACGTTACTTCAGTCTGAGCAGTTGGAGTTCATTTGTGAAGCGCACAATGGTCTGAGCGCCAAAATTGTGGAGGAGGCCGGGTTTGCCGGGATTTGGGCCAGCGGGTTGTCCATCTCGGCTCAGTTTGGCGTGCGCGACAATAACGAAGCCAGCTGGACACAGGTGCTCGAAGATCTGGAGTTCATGTCCGACGCCACGAAGGTGCCTATTCTGCTTGATGGTGATACCGGATACGGAAATTTCAACAATATGCAGCGTCTGATCCGGAAACTGGAGCAGCGCAATATTGCCGCGGTATGCATTGAGGACAAGTTATTCCCCAAAACGAACAGTTTCCTCAAAGGCGATGCGCAGCCGATGGCAGACATGCAGGAATTTTGCGGGAAGATCAAAGCCGGCAAGGATGCGCAAACGGATCCGGATTTTTGCCTCATCGCGCGGGTCGAAGCATTCATTTGCGGATGGGGACTGACTGAAGCTTTGCGTCGAGCCGAGGCGTATCACCAGGCCGGGGCTGACGGTATTCTCATTCATAGCGCGCTATCGGTTCCTGATGAGATCCTGGCGTTTAAGCGTGAATGGGGTAACCGTTGCCCCGTCGTCATCGTTCCCACGAAATACTACTCCACGCCCACAGATGTCTTTCGCCAACAGGGCTTTTCGATGGTGATTTGGGCGAACCACATGCTGCGAGCAGCGGTCGCGGCCATGCAAAAAACGGCGCGAGCGCTCAAGCACAGTGAGAATCTTCTGTCTATCGAAGATAAGGTGGCGACGGTTTCAGAAATCTTCCGGCTGCAAAATGCCGCGGAACTGCTGGAGGCTGAGGAACGTTATCTTCCACGCGGTGCTGAGGGCACATCCGCGGTGGTCCTGGCGGCGTCGAGGGGGGAAGAGCTGGGGGAATTAACGGCGGATCAGCCGAAAACCATGGTGAAGATTCAGGGGGCGCCGATTCTCACTCATATCGTCGATGCGTACAACGCCGTCGGGATCAAGGACATTCTCGTGGTGCGCGGATACAAGAAGGAGTCTGTGCGTCTTCCGAATTTGACGTATGTCGATAATGAGAAATTTGCGGAGACGGGTGAGTTAGAGTCGTTGTCGCTGGCTTTGCAAGCCAAGAAGGGGCTGTTTCAGCCGACGATCGTTTCCTACGGGGATGTGCTGTTCAATAAGTATATCCCGCAGGCCTTATGCCAAGAAACGGATGATTGCGTGATCTTTGTCGACAGTAATTGGCAGGATCAAACCAGCTATGCCCGTCTGGGTGGGTTCGCGGAGTGCACCTTTCCGAATGCTCGGAAGGCGTTCAATGCAACGGTCCATCTCAAACAACTGGGCAGCGCAATTCCACCCGACTCCATCCATGGCGTATGGATGGGATTTCTCAAATTGTCTCCCAACGCGGCGGCGATGGTTGACCAACTTCTTCTGGAGATGCTTGCCAGGCCGGAGCATCGGAAGGCCGGCATTCCGCAATTGCTTCAGGCGCTACTCACACGCGACTATCCGATACGGGTGTTGTATACCGTGGGGCATTGGCTGGATATCAACAGTCTTGAGGATGTAATTCAAGCCGGCAACTTCTGAGCCATGACCACAGAGGCAATTGCCTGGTTGTGCCGAAAAGGCAACAGTTCTTAGCGACGAGGTTCCGCTCGTCACGCACCCATTCGTTGGAGAAGGTTAGGCATGATTGATCCGCAGAAGTTTCTCGCATGTTTGCAGGCCAATGGGGTCGATTTCTTTGCCGGAGTGCCGGATTCACTGTTGAAAGAGCTGTGCGCGTGTCTTGAATATGTGCCGCCAGCCGGGCAGCATGTCATCACCGCCAATGAAGGTGGGGCGGTTGCCCTCGCACTTGGCTATCACCTCGCGACGCGAAAAATTCCTCTTGTGTATCTGCAAAACTCAGGGCTGGGGAACATCATCAATCCGTTGTTATCATTGGCCGATGCTGAGGTCTATGCCGTCCCCATGCTGCTCGTCATTGGTTGGCGGGGAGAGCCTGGCGTGCATGACGAGCCGCAACATACGAAACAGGGGCGAGTGATGTTGGCTATGCTTGAGAGCATGGGCATTCCGTATTCCATTCTCGGGCCGGAATCGGAAGATCCTCAAATTGCACTCGAGCCGGCGTTGACCATCATTCGGAAGACTAGCGCGCCGTTCGCCTTGGTGATAAAGAAGGGAACATTTGGATCTTTTTCACCCCCGGAGGGAATGAGTCCAGTGTTTGAACTCACCCGCGAGGCTGCCATTCAGCAGGTGCTTGAATGTCTGGATGATCGCGATATTGTCGTCGCGACGACCGGTATGGCTTCACGGGAAGTCTACGAATATCGTGCTCGCAAAGGGCAGGGGCATGAGCGTGATTTTTTAACGGTGGGGGGGATGGGACATGCCTCTCAGATTGCTCTCGGCTTGGCACTTCACAAGCCCCATCGTTCTGTGTATTGTCTAGATGGAGACGGCGCACTCCTGATGCATATGGGAGGGCTTGCTATTACAGGCGCGCTGAAACCGCGAAATCTCAAGCACATTGTTTTGAATAACGGAGCGCATGATTCTGTGGGAGGGCAGCCGACGGTGGGATTCATGGTGGATATCCTTGGTATGGCTCGTGCCGCCGCCTATGAACAGGTATTTCAAGCACGGACGGGCGGCGAAGTCAGGTCGGGCGTGACCGGATTGAAGCATTCACGTGGGCCGAGTTTGTTGGAGATTCGTGTGCGCCGCGGAGCCAGGAAAGATTTGGGACGACCGGCGAGTACCCCGATTCAGAACAAACATTCATTCATGGATTTTGTGGCAGGGTAGTGGCTTGTCACGATCCAGCACAGCACCTGTCTGGGGATCCGTTCTGAGTATGAGGAAGCGATGGTCAGGAACGGAAGATTTGCACGAGCACTCCAGTTCGGGTCGTGGAGTTTGTTTTTCGCATGATGTGTTTAATATGTTCTTTGACCGTCTGTTCAGTGATCTTGAGCGCGTTCGCAATTTCCTTGTTGGTCCACCCCTTTGCGAGGTTCTCGACGACCGATTGTTCCCTATTGGTGAGTTGAAACCGTTCTTTGGCTTGATCGGTGCTAAGCTGCTGTCGCCGTCCCAACTCTTCCAATGTGACGACCAGGCGCGCATATTGGACGCCACCTCGGTCGGGTAGACCAAACCCTCGCAGCAGAACCGGTTGATTGGGATTGCCGGCGATTCGCTTGACCTCGAATTGCTCCCAGTCTTTTGCTTCGGTACGAACTTGAAGCGCCTTGATAATTTCTGCGCAGAGTTCGGTAAGCACCGAAGGCAGTACGCCTTGAGCCGCTTTAGCCGGGGTGCCTCCGCTTTCTGACATGTTGATAAGCTTCGACAATTCCGTGGCCTGTCTATTCATGTGCAGTAGCTGCATGGAAGAAGACAACACAACGATTCCTGCACCGGCACGTTGGTCTACCAGGTTATCTGGGGGTTCCTGGGAAGGGATAGCATTGAGAGCCACGGCGATACTCCGTAAGGTTCGTAATGTCGCTAGACAATTGATTGGTTTCTGATAACCTAAAGCATGTGAGCGTTACTAGTAATGCTACATAATACTTTCGAGGTAGTCAAATTATACTTCTGTGGGAATCATCTCTACATCATTGGTATTGTTCGTCGAGGCTTGTGCTTCTATACTTCTAACCAGCTGGATCTTCATTGATCAGTCTGATTTGCCATTCGTCAACGATTTGCACCGTTGATCTCAGATGACTGAGTGAGGAGCCCTTCCTTATTGTTACCCCGAAAGATATTGTCAGATTGCGCATATTAAACAATGTCTTGTGTTGTGGATGCAGTAAAGGAAATTGCGAGGAAGCAAGTCTATCTTAGGTATCGGCAAACCGTTATAAATCGGGTGTTGAGTTTGGCAAGTATCATGCCAATCTGGCCATCTTGGACGTCCCGCTTCTCGTAGAACTTCAAATTCGTCTGTCATTGAAGACTACCGGAACGGTGCAGAGTTTCGTGGTTGTTGTAAGTGATCGGATGGAATTTCCTCAGGAGAATAAGTCATGAATGTTAAGTTTTTACTTGGCGCGATTGTCCTTTCGGGGAATTTTGTCGGGACCGCATTTGCTGATCCGGGAGACCAGATGTCAAAACCCGTTCTTGTCGCAGCTGCCTCCTCGGCGACCGCCGCTTCAGGTGCGCGTCATGGGGGGGAAGGTGCGGAAAAGTCTTCTCTCACTGTGACTCCCGATTACATTATGGGGCCTGAGGACGTGCTGGAAATCACGGTGTGGAAGAACGCGGATCTCTCCAAGCAAGTGCAAGTTCGCCCAGATGGACGAATATCACTCC
Coding sequences:
- the era gene encoding GTPase Era, with the protein product MKFGSVAIIGRSNVGKSTLLNRLLKEKIAIVSDKPQTTRTRILGVAHVDGAQIVFLDTPGFHEPRHLLNRRMVRTTLDTFDDADVLYVVVEATAQPGPGDLAVIEHVKQAVAKQARPVVLVINKVDLVNKARLLPLMEQYLRIFPWTEIVPVSAQTADNTERLLTVTVSLLDEGEATYGEDVITDQSMRTLAAELVREKILQQTYEEIPHSVAVEIEEFVETKKLFKIGAVVLVEKESQKGILIGKHGERLKQVGTAAREEMERLFGVKVFLKLWVKVRDSWREDEQTLAELGY
- the mgtE gene encoding magnesium transporter, which codes for MTNGQSKSDARLVSIQRLLRRGAITNLAKMLARMHPADIANVIDHLSSLKEKREIFELVRGDVKRGQVLSELDGESITLVLSDLLPSDAAWLLKDLGSDDIAHILSVIPNERAKDILALMRTEDSTEIADLLKYPKGTAGGIMTTEFFALSEDATAQEAIRRLQQATDAEMVFYIYVTDKDDRLVGVLSLRQLLTVPPATPLKNIMTRDLISVAVDMDQEEVSRQVASYNLLAIPVVERDGKLVGIITVDDVVDVIREEATEDMLKMAGAIEEDSMFKSSSMVAARVRLPWLFTNLVGSLLSGMLLWMFRYTIQEVVAIVSFIPVIAAMGGNVGLQSSTLIIRGLATGMVELTDVWKIFFREAKIAFLMGIACSLMLTIVGWLWHQVFLGMVVGVSLITAFLVSTSMATVMPIVLKRMGVDPAVAAGPFVTTANDITGIAIYLTLATIFLDQLR
- the recO gene encoding DNA repair protein RecO, translated to MPLVKTAAIVLHSRKWGDADRIVTFYTMQFGKLRGVARGARRLKSRLGGMIEPFTLCQLDLFEKPGDSLYRISQVTIDEPFSKFRDDLALMTAAGRMVNLVNAVMAEGDAEPRVFDMLESGLRLLLESRDAAWTTLLFQIRLLGMTGFRPQMEQCAACGQVRRGPLPQFSPLAGGMVCERCASRQPFRCTILSRGSVAFLHQALQIQPALLSRLQAAGQVRAEVESVIESYVTVVAGRRLPPVDFLTNGGSA
- a CDS encoding DUF971 domain-containing protein produces the protein MSELVLEPTDMEWVEKGVLSITWNDGHKARYPVRYLRQHCPCAACTDEWTGELRLKPDDVPMLIMLQDIQPVGRYAFQITWSDGHDTGIYSYAFLRRLCQCDLCQPVKPVEPRSRRLL
- the glgA gene encoding glycogen synthase GlgA; the protein is MESTAPQRPLHICLVASEVVPLAKTGGLADVVGALAAEWASLGHDVAVVLPAYRQVDALGYEMADLCTLSIPTGGLVLDVRIQQVFVPTLRVAGPGRLRMFVVRHDPFFSRPGLYQEAGRDYPDNLDRFVLFCRSVMELLLHLHDAEQWHTDVLHLHDWQAALCAVYLRTLYHTRSSLSRTRSVLTIHNLGYQGLFPAEQFPVTGLPVHLYTPAALEFYGRVNVLKGGLVFADRLTTVSPTYSQEIQTAEYGCGLEGVIGERKSVLSGIVNGIDADLWNPTADQYLSAPYTSSDLSGKVRCKQALQRELGLRPLKGPLLAVIARLTSQKGIDLVIDIFPELMTLNVQVVILGTGDPLYERQVRELGERYPGRVAVRNVFDEGLAHRIEAGADMFLMPSRYEPCGLSQLYSLRYGTVPIVRKTGGLADTVVGYTPTAAKESRATGFMFTDTQAASLLTAVLLALSVYRKKAEWHRLVKAGMEQDLSWTRSASMYLELFQELVSDGQAST
- the aepX gene encoding phosphoenolpyruvate mutase, whose amino-acid sequence is MNSRHPLTKTRQFRTLLQSEQLEFICEAHNGLSAKIVEEAGFAGIWASGLSISAQFGVRDNNEASWTQVLEDLEFMSDATKVPILLDGDTGYGNFNNMQRLIRKLEQRNIAAVCIEDKLFPKTNSFLKGDAQPMADMQEFCGKIKAGKDAQTDPDFCLIARVEAFICGWGLTEALRRAEAYHQAGADGILIHSALSVPDEILAFKREWGNRCPVVIVPTKYYSTPTDVFRQQGFSMVIWANHMLRAAVAAMQKTARALKHSENLLSIEDKVATVSEIFRLQNAAELLEAEERYLPRGAEGTSAVVLAASRGEELGELTADQPKTMVKIQGAPILTHIVDAYNAVGIKDILVVRGYKKESVRLPNLTYVDNEKFAETGELESLSLALQAKKGLFQPTIVSYGDVLFNKYIPQALCQETDDCVIFVDSNWQDQTSYARLGGFAECTFPNARKAFNATVHLKQLGSAIPPDSIHGVWMGFLKLSPNAAAMVDQLLLEMLARPEHRKAGIPQLLQALLTRDYPIRVLYTVGHWLDINSLEDVIQAGNF
- the aepY gene encoding phosphonopyruvate decarboxylase encodes the protein MIDPQKFLACLQANGVDFFAGVPDSLLKELCACLEYVPPAGQHVITANEGGAVALALGYHLATRKIPLVYLQNSGLGNIINPLLSLADAEVYAVPMLLVIGWRGEPGVHDEPQHTKQGRVMLAMLESMGIPYSILGPESEDPQIALEPALTIIRKTSAPFALVIKKGTFGSFSPPEGMSPVFELTREAAIQQVLECLDDRDIVVATTGMASREVYEYRARKGQGHERDFLTVGGMGHASQIALGLALHKPHRSVYCLDGDGALLMHMGGLAITGALKPRNLKHIVLNNGAHDSVGGQPTVGFMVDILGMARAAAYEQVFQARTGGEVRSGVTGLKHSRGPSLLEIRVRRGARKDLGRPASTPIQNKHSFMDFVAG
- a CDS encoding response regulator transcription factor; its protein translation is MNRQATELSKLINMSESGGTPAKAAQGVLPSVLTELCAEIIKALQVRTEAKDWEQFEVKRIAGNPNQPVLLRGFGLPDRGGVQYARLVVTLEELGRRQQLSTDQAKERFQLTNREQSVVENLAKGWTNKEIANALKITEQTVKEHIKHIMRKTNSTTRTGVLVQIFRS